One segment of Streptomyces bathyalis DNA contains the following:
- the panC gene encoding pantoate--beta-alanine ligase — protein sequence MKGTAENAASVAAAPDTAGAESNGGVAAGTHLRHIRLVHTAAELRATAAGFGAGAPGDRAVVMTMGALHAGHASLIRTARERVGRQGQVVVTVFVNPLQFGPSEDLDRYPRTLDADLVVAEEAGADVVFAPSVEEVYPESTASGGSRTAGGRSQGEAGPQVRVSAGPMGERFEGAYRPGHFDGVLTVVAKLLHMTAPDISLYGQKDAQQLALIRRMVTDLNFPVEVIGVPTVRESDGMALSSRNRYLSPEERASALALSGALFAARDALPDGIDAALAAARAVLDGAARREPPVHVDYLALIDPADFTELTERAGESGHPPRTGTDEAADAEEGVLAVAARVGGTRLIDNILLPLGPLR from the coding sequence ATGAAGGGCACGGCAGAGAACGCGGCGTCGGTTGCCGCGGCGCCGGACACCGCGGGAGCGGAGTCGAACGGCGGCGTGGCAGCCGGAACGCACCTGCGGCACATACGACTTGTCCATACGGCCGCCGAACTGCGCGCCACCGCCGCCGGGTTCGGAGCCGGAGCGCCCGGGGATCGCGCCGTCGTCATGACGATGGGCGCCCTGCACGCCGGGCACGCCTCGCTCATCCGCACCGCACGTGAACGCGTGGGGCGGCAGGGGCAGGTGGTCGTCACGGTGTTCGTCAATCCGCTCCAGTTCGGCCCCTCCGAGGACCTCGACCGCTATCCGCGCACGCTCGACGCCGATCTGGTAGTGGCCGAAGAGGCGGGCGCGGACGTGGTGTTCGCACCGTCCGTCGAGGAGGTCTATCCGGAGAGCACCGCATCCGGCGGCTCACGGACGGCCGGCGGGAGGAGCCAGGGGGAGGCCGGTCCGCAGGTCCGCGTGTCCGCCGGCCCGATGGGCGAACGCTTCGAAGGGGCGTACAGGCCCGGGCACTTCGACGGTGTGCTCACCGTCGTGGCGAAGCTGCTGCACATGACCGCACCGGACATCTCGCTGTACGGGCAGAAGGACGCACAGCAACTCGCCCTGATCCGGCGGATGGTGACGGACCTGAACTTTCCCGTGGAGGTCATCGGTGTGCCGACCGTGCGCGAGTCCGACGGCATGGCCCTCTCCAGCCGAAACCGCTACCTCTCCCCCGAGGAGCGTGCCAGCGCGCTCGCCCTCTCCGGGGCCCTGTTCGCGGCGCGGGACGCGCTGCCCGACGGTATCGACGCCGCTCTGGCGGCGGCGCGAGCGGTCCTGGACGGCGCCGCCCGTCGCGAACCACCCGTGCACGTGGACTACTTGGCCCTGATCGATCCCGCCGACTTCACCGAACTCACCGAACGCGCGGGGGAGTCCGGCCACCCGCCCCGTACGGGTACGGACGAAGCGGCGGACGCTGAAGAAGGCGTGCTCGCGGTCGCAGCCCGCGTCGGCGGCACCCGGCTGATCGACAACATCCTCCTGCCCCTCGGCCCGCTCCGATGA
- a CDS encoding histone-like nucleoid-structuring protein Lsr2, translating to MAQKVQVLLVDDLEGGEADETVTFALDGKTYEIDLSTSNADKLRTVLDPYVKGGRRTGGRSARGKGRASGGGSSQDTAKIRAWAKEQGYEVNDRGRVPANIREAYEKANG from the coding sequence GTGGCGCAGAAGGTTCAGGTTCTTCTGGTCGACGACCTCGAGGGCGGCGAGGCCGACGAGACAGTGACGTTCGCTCTGGACGGGAAGACCTACGAGATCGACCTGTCCACCTCTAATGCGGACAAGCTCCGTACGGTGCTCGATCCGTATGTGAAGGGAGGGCGCCGCACCGGCGGCCGTTCGGCTCGCGGAAAGGGCCGTGCCTCCGGCGGCGGCAGCAGCCAGGACACCGCGAAGATCCGTGCCTGGGCGAAGGAACAGGGTTACGAGGTCAACGACCGCGGCCGTGTTCCGGCCAATATCCGAGAGGCCTACGAGAAGGCCAACGGCTGA
- a CDS encoding type III pantothenate kinase, with translation MLLTIDVGNTHTVLGLFDGEDIIEHWRISTDARRTADELAVLLQGLMGMHPLLGEELGDNVEGIAICSTVPSVLHELREVTRRYYGDIPAVLVEPGVKTGVPILMDNPKEVGADRIINALAAVELYGGPCVVVDFGTATTFDAVSARGEYVGGVIAPGIEISVDALGVRGAQLRKIELARPRSVIGKNTVEAMQSGILYGFAGQVDGVVDRIARELTDDPDDVTVIATGGLAPMVLGEASAIDEHEPWLTLIGLRLVYERNVSRT, from the coding sequence ATGCTGCTGACCATCGACGTCGGTAACACCCACACCGTCCTGGGCCTCTTCGACGGCGAAGACATCATCGAGCACTGGCGCATCTCCACCGACGCCCGCCGCACGGCCGACGAACTCGCCGTGCTCCTCCAGGGGTTGATGGGCATGCACCCACTCCTCGGTGAGGAGCTCGGCGACAACGTCGAGGGCATCGCCATCTGCTCGACCGTCCCGTCCGTGCTGCACGAGCTGCGCGAGGTGACCCGCCGCTACTACGGCGACATCCCGGCAGTCCTCGTCGAGCCGGGCGTGAAGACGGGCGTGCCGATCCTGATGGACAACCCCAAGGAGGTCGGCGCCGACCGCATCATCAACGCGCTCGCCGCGGTCGAGCTGTACGGCGGCCCCTGCGTCGTCGTCGACTTCGGCACGGCCACCACCTTCGACGCCGTCTCCGCGCGGGGTGAGTACGTCGGCGGCGTCATCGCCCCCGGCATCGAGATCTCCGTGGACGCGCTCGGCGTGCGCGGCGCGCAGCTGCGCAAGATCGAGCTGGCCCGCCCGCGCAGCGTCATCGGCAAGAACACCGTCGAGGCCATGCAGTCGGGCATCCTCTACGGCTTCGCCGGCCAGGTGGACGGCGTCGTCGACCGCATCGCCCGTGAGCTCACCGACGACCCGGACGACGTGACGGTCATCGCCACCGGCGGCCTGGCACCGATGGTGCTCGGCGAGGCGTCCGCCATCGACGAGCACGAGCCGTGGCTGACACTGATCGGCCTCCGCCTCGTCTACGAGCGCAACGTCAGCCGTACCTGA
- a CDS encoding amino-acid N-acetyltransferase, giving the protein MASPSPSVSEVTVRRARTTDVRAVRHLIDVYSRDRILLDKATVTLYEDIQEFWVAERDHDAEVVACGALHVMWEDLAEVRTLAVDPALKGTGVGHLLLEKLVNTARWLGVRRIFCLTFEVDFFTRHGFTEIGETPVDGDVYSELLRSFDEGVAEFLGLERVKPNTLGNSRMLLHL; this is encoded by the coding sequence ATGGCGTCCCCATCCCCTTCCGTATCAGAAGTCACCGTCCGCCGTGCACGCACGACAGATGTGCGGGCAGTGCGCCACCTCATCGATGTCTACTCACGCGACCGCATCCTGCTCGACAAAGCCACGGTCACCCTTTACGAGGACATTCAGGAGTTCTGGGTCGCGGAACGCGATCACGACGCCGAGGTGGTCGCATGCGGTGCTCTCCACGTGATGTGGGAGGACTTGGCCGAGGTCAGAACGCTCGCGGTCGATCCCGCCCTCAAGGGCACAGGCGTGGGTCATCTCCTGCTGGAGAAGCTCGTGAACACCGCGCGATGGCTCGGTGTGCGGCGCATTTTCTGTCTCACCTTCGAAGTGGACTTCTTCACCAGGCACGGCTTCACGGAGATCGGGGAGACGCCGGTCGACGGCGATGTCTACAGCGAACTGCTGCGTTCCTTTGACGAGGGAGTGGCAGAGTTCCTGGGTCTCGAACGAGTGAAGCCGAACACCCTGGGCAACAGTCGCATGCTTCTGCATCTCTGA
- the nadC gene encoding carboxylating nicotinate-nucleotide diphosphorylase produces the protein MTSPFPDSPEERRPQPVDVPLLQIGGPASALTPRSGGCGDSCGCGSAGSEDADAAWDLDPLDCGLDPDLARLLADAGLDPVQVEDIAHLAIEEDLDHGVDVTTVATIPELAVSTGDFVAREEGTVAGLHIAEAVLSVVCTDEFEVERHVEDGDRVEAGQRLLTVRTRTRDLLTAERSALNLLCRLSGIATVTRSWADEISRAATAADSGTHAETRVRDTRKTTPGLRALEKYAVRCGGGTNHRFSLSDAALIKDNHVVAAGGVAEAFRLVRAEFPDIPIEVEVDRLDQIEGVLAEGADLILLDNFTPDETSAAVALVAGRAQLESSGRLTLENAGDYAATGVDFLAVGALTHSSPILDIGLDLRETEGAGEKREEVDD, from the coding sequence GTGACCAGCCCCTTTCCGGACTCCCCGGAGGAGCGACGCCCTCAGCCCGTCGACGTGCCCCTGCTCCAGATCGGCGGTCCCGCCTCGGCCCTCACCCCGCGGTCCGGCGGATGCGGCGACTCCTGCGGCTGCGGCAGCGCCGGCTCGGAGGACGCGGACGCCGCGTGGGACCTGGATCCGCTGGACTGCGGCCTCGACCCCGACCTCGCGCGGCTCCTGGCCGACGCGGGGCTCGACCCCGTACAGGTCGAGGACATCGCCCACCTCGCCATCGAGGAGGACCTCGACCACGGCGTCGACGTCACCACCGTCGCGACCATCCCCGAACTCGCCGTCTCCACAGGCGACTTCGTCGCCCGGGAGGAGGGGACCGTCGCCGGGCTGCACATCGCCGAGGCCGTCCTCTCCGTGGTGTGCACGGACGAGTTCGAGGTGGAGCGCCACGTCGAGGACGGCGACCGGGTCGAGGCCGGGCAGCGGCTGCTGACGGTGCGTACGCGCACCCGCGACCTGCTCACCGCCGAGCGCAGCGCCCTCAATCTGCTCTGCCGTCTCTCCGGCATCGCCACCGTCACCCGCAGCTGGGCGGACGAGATCTCCCGTGCCGCCACCGCGGCCGACTCCGGCACGCACGCCGAGACGCGCGTACGCGACACCCGCAAGACGACGCCGGGGCTGCGCGCCCTGGAGAAGTACGCGGTCCGCTGCGGCGGCGGCACGAACCACCGCTTCTCACTCTCCGACGCGGCGCTCATCAAGGACAACCACGTGGTGGCGGCGGGCGGCGTCGCCGAGGCGTTCAGACTCGTACGTGCCGAGTTCCCGGACATCCCCATCGAGGTGGAGGTCGACCGCCTCGACCAGATCGAGGGCGTGCTCGCCGAGGGTGCCGACCTGATCCTGCTCGACAACTTCACGCCCGACGAGACCTCGGCGGCCGTGGCCCTCGTCGCGGGACGTGCCCAGCTGGAGTCCTCCGGCCGGCTCACTCTGGAGAACGCGGGGGACTACGCGGCGACCGGCGTCGACTTCCTCGCCGTCGGTGCCCTCACCCACTCCTCCCCGATCCTCGACATCGGCCTGGACCTCCGCGAGACGGAAGGCGCCGGCGAGAAGCGCGAAGAGGTTGATGACTGA
- a CDS encoding Rossmann-like and DUF2520 domain-containing protein codes for MNDQHQAHPPDASGGGLSGHARAEDRPARLTVGVVGTGRVGPALGAALRQAGHRPVAASGVSERSRRRAAELLPGVPLVDPPQVLAQADLVLLTVPDDVLPELITGLAGTGAVRQGQLIAHTSGRYGTGVLEPALRAGALPIALHPVMTFTGTPVDVQRLAGCSFGVTAPEELRLAAQALVIEMGGEPEWIAEEARPLYHAALAIGANHLVTLVGQSVDLLRASGVEAPEKMLGPLLGAALDNSLRSGDAALTGPVARGDAGTVSAHLAELGEHAPRMVASYLAMARATADRALDQGLLKPELAEELLDVLSEGGRR; via the coding sequence GTGAACGATCAGCACCAAGCCCACCCTCCGGACGCCTCCGGCGGAGGCCTGAGCGGCCACGCCCGGGCGGAGGACCGGCCCGCACGCCTCACCGTCGGCGTCGTCGGCACCGGCCGCGTCGGCCCCGCCCTCGGCGCCGCGCTCCGGCAGGCCGGGCACCGGCCGGTTGCCGCCTCCGGCGTCTCGGAGCGCTCGCGCCGCCGCGCCGCGGAACTGCTCCCCGGCGTCCCGCTCGTCGACCCGCCCCAGGTCCTGGCCCAGGCCGACCTGGTGCTGCTCACCGTGCCGGACGACGTGCTGCCCGAGCTGATCACCGGGCTCGCCGGGACGGGCGCCGTGCGGCAGGGCCAGCTCATCGCCCACACCTCGGGCCGCTACGGCACCGGCGTGCTCGAACCGGCCCTGCGCGCGGGCGCGTTGCCGATAGCACTGCACCCGGTCATGACGTTCACGGGGACGCCCGTCGACGTACAGCGCCTGGCGGGCTGCTCGTTCGGCGTCACGGCGCCCGAGGAGCTGCGGCTCGCCGCCCAGGCGCTCGTCATCGAGATGGGCGGCGAACCGGAGTGGATCGCGGAGGAGGCACGGCCTCTCTACCACGCGGCCCTCGCGATCGGCGCGAATCACCTGGTCACCCTCGTCGGGCAGTCCGTCGACCTGCTGCGCGCCTCCGGGGTCGAGGCACCCGAGAAGATGCTCGGGCCGCTGCTGGGCGCCGCGCTCGACAACAGCCTGCGCTCCGGCGACGCGGCACTGACGGGGCCGGTCGCGCGCGGCGACGCGGGCACCGTCTCCGCGCACCTCGCCGAACTCGGGGAGCACGCCCCGCGCATGGTCGCCAGCTACCTCGCGATGGCACGAGCCACCGCGGACCGCGCCCTCGACCAGGGCCTCCTCAAGCCCGAACTCGCCGAGGAACTGCTCGACGTCCTGTCCGAAGGAGGCCGGCGCTGA
- a CDS encoding BlaI/MecI/CopY family transcriptional regulator: protein MPRPLGELEDAVMTRVWRWNRPVTVREVLEDLRDDRSIAYTTVMTVMDNLHQKGWLSRRQEGRAYRYEPVSTRAAYSAALMNEAWASSDNAAAALVEFFGRMTPEQLDAVRDALRVVQLNDVHVDAPERAPRETH, encoded by the coding sequence GTGCCTCGGCCATTGGGAGAGTTGGAAGACGCCGTCATGACGCGGGTATGGCGGTGGAACCGTCCCGTCACTGTGCGGGAAGTTCTCGAGGATCTGCGGGACGACCGGTCCATCGCGTACACGACCGTCATGACCGTAATGGACAACCTCCACCAGAAGGGCTGGCTCAGCAGACGCCAAGAAGGCCGGGCCTATCGATATGAGCCCGTCTCGACGAGAGCCGCCTACTCCGCCGCACTCATGAACGAGGCCTGGGCGTCGAGTGACAACGCCGCCGCCGCTCTCGTGGAGTTCTTCGGCCGCATGACTCCGGAACAGCTCGATGCCGTACGAGATGCGTTGCGCGTCGTGCAGCTGAACGATGTGCATGTCGATGCTCCGGAGAGAGCGCCGCGCGAGACCCACTAG
- a CDS encoding L-aspartate oxidase → MTGPQGKSPGHEGPAEAAGTASKSHGHRRGVSVPGGGTGPLRAPAPGWRIDADVVVVGSGVAGLTAALRCDAAGLRTVVVTKARLDDGSTRWAQGGIAAALGEGDSPAQHLDDTLVAGAGLCDEEAVRTLVTEGPAAVRRLIGTGARFDADPRTGEIELTREGGHHRRRIAHAGGDATGAEISRALVDAVREGRGGRGGLRTVENALVLDLLKTADGAAAGVTLHVMGEGQHDGVGAVHAPAVVLATGGMGQVFSATTNPSVSTGDGVALALRAGAEVSDLEFVQFHPTVLYLGADAEGQQPLISEAVRGEGAHLVDADGVRFMTGQHELAELAPRDIVAKAIMRRASEAGAEPGTEHMYLDARHFGAAMWESRFPTILEACRSHGIDPVTEVVPVAPAAHYASGGVRTDLHGRTTVPGLYACGEVACTGVHGANRLASNSLLEGLVFAERIADAVASADREGAEGSGEEATPASPIPATDAAHGPGVTPLLPAEARPDIQRIMTGGAGVLRSEASLAEAAARLDALPAGTAHKPADPGVETWETANLHLVARVLVAAALRRTETRGCHWREDHPGRDDAAWRRHLVIGVRGAGRSLDVRTTPTTAFPPTAFPPAADARPEPGSAPDRSEASQAPPPHTPTEKP, encoded by the coding sequence ATGACGGGGCCCCAGGGGAAGTCCCCAGGCCACGAGGGGCCGGCCGAGGCTGCCGGCACGGCAAGCAAGAGCCACGGTCACCGCCGAGGCGTTTCCGTGCCCGGCGGCGGCACGGGCCCGCTCCGAGCCCCCGCGCCCGGCTGGCGGATCGATGCGGACGTCGTGGTCGTAGGCTCCGGCGTCGCCGGTCTGACGGCAGCTCTGCGCTGCGACGCCGCCGGGCTCCGTACGGTCGTCGTCACCAAGGCGCGCCTCGACGACGGCTCCACGCGCTGGGCGCAGGGCGGCATCGCGGCCGCGCTCGGCGAGGGCGACAGCCCCGCACAGCACCTCGACGACACCCTCGTCGCCGGAGCGGGGCTGTGCGACGAGGAGGCCGTCCGCACGCTGGTCACCGAGGGGCCCGCCGCCGTGCGGCGCCTCATCGGCACCGGAGCCCGATTCGACGCCGACCCCCGCACCGGCGAGATAGAGCTGACCCGCGAGGGCGGCCACCACCGCAGGCGCATCGCGCACGCGGGCGGTGACGCGACCGGCGCGGAGATCTCCCGCGCGCTGGTCGACGCCGTACGGGAGGGCCGCGGCGGTCGCGGTGGCCTCCGTACCGTCGAGAACGCCCTCGTGCTCGACCTGCTCAAGACGGCGGACGGCGCGGCCGCCGGCGTCACGCTGCATGTGATGGGCGAGGGTCAGCACGACGGTGTCGGAGCGGTGCACGCCCCTGCGGTCGTGCTCGCGACCGGCGGCATGGGCCAGGTGTTCTCGGCGACCACCAATCCGTCCGTGTCCACCGGCGACGGCGTCGCCCTGGCCCTGCGCGCGGGGGCCGAGGTCAGCGACCTTGAGTTCGTGCAGTTCCACCCGACCGTGCTCTACCTGGGCGCCGACGCCGAGGGTCAGCAGCCGCTGATCTCGGAGGCGGTGCGCGGCGAGGGCGCCCATCTCGTCGACGCCGACGGTGTGCGCTTCATGACCGGGCAGCACGAACTGGCGGAGCTGGCGCCCCGCGACATCGTCGCCAAGGCGATCATGCGGCGGGCCTCAGAGGCGGGCGCGGAGCCGGGCACCGAGCACATGTATCTCGACGCCCGCCACTTCGGTGCCGCCATGTGGGAGTCCCGCTTCCCCACGATCCTCGAGGCCTGCCGCAGTCACGGCATCGATCCGGTGACCGAGGTCGTCCCCGTGGCACCGGCCGCGCACTACGCGAGCGGCGGCGTGCGCACGGATCTGCACGGCCGCACGACCGTCCCCGGCCTGTACGCGTGCGGCGAGGTCGCCTGCACCGGGGTGCACGGCGCGAACCGGCTCGCTTCCAACAGCCTGCTGGAGGGCCTGGTCTTCGCCGAACGCATCGCGGATGCCGTGGCATCGGCCGATCGGGAGGGTGCCGAGGGCAGCGGCGAGGAGGCGACCCCCGCTTCCCCAATCCCGGCCACCGACGCCGCGCACGGGCCCGGCGTGACGCCCCTGCTTCCCGCGGAGGCACGGCCCGACATCCAGCGCATCATGACCGGTGGCGCCGGAGTCCTGCGCTCCGAGGCGAGCCTCGCCGAGGCCGCCGCCCGCCTCGACGCGCTCCCCGCGGGCACGGCTCACAAGCCGGCCGACCCCGGTGTCGAGACGTGGGAGACCGCCAACCTCCACCTCGTGGCCCGCGTCCTCGTCGCGGCCGCGCTCCGGCGGACTGAGACCCGCGGCTGCCACTGGCGCGAGGACCACCCCGGCCGGGACGATGCCGCCTGGCGCCGGCACCTCGTCATCGGCGTGCGCGGAGCGGGCCGTAGTCTCGACGTCCGTACGACCCCGACGACCGCATTTCCGCCGACCGCGTTCCCGCCGGCCGCGGACGCCCGCCCGGAGCCCGGCAGCGCTCCGGACCGTTCCGAGGCATCGCAGGCCCCGCCACCACACACCCCTACGGAGAAGCCGTGA